In Streptomyces sp. NBC_01439, the following are encoded in one genomic region:
- a CDS encoding aldo/keto reductase, whose amino-acid sequence MTEHGTTLEQVELGKGGPTVGAQGLGCMGMSEFYGDTDEVAARETLDAALAAGVTLFDTADVYGRGRNEEFLAPFVAAHRDEITLATKFAIERTDDPHYRGVRNDRGYVRAAVEASLRRLGVDVIDLYYMHRRDPAVPFAESVGAMAELVQEGKVRHLGLSEVTGAELREAHAVHPIAAVQSEWSLFSRDVERSAVGAAAELGVAFVPYSPLGRGFLTGSFADASAELSQSDFRRHQPRFNGDNAKVNAQLLLPVQEIAAQRGATPAQIALAWVQQRAKVHGLTVVPIPGTRKPGRLRENTGATRITLVQAELDLLEPIAAQVAGDRYPDMSSTSTAREV is encoded by the coding sequence ATGACGGAGCACGGCACCACCCTCGAACAGGTAGAGCTCGGCAAGGGCGGCCCGACGGTCGGCGCCCAGGGGCTCGGTTGCATGGGCATGAGCGAGTTCTACGGGGACACCGACGAGGTGGCGGCCCGGGAGACCCTGGACGCGGCGCTGGCCGCCGGGGTCACCCTCTTCGACACCGCGGACGTCTACGGGCGGGGGCGCAACGAGGAGTTCCTGGCGCCCTTCGTGGCCGCGCACCGGGACGAGATCACGCTGGCGACGAAGTTCGCCATAGAGCGGACCGACGACCCGCACTACCGGGGCGTCCGCAACGACCGCGGCTACGTCCGCGCCGCCGTGGAGGCCAGCCTGCGCCGGCTCGGCGTGGACGTCATCGACCTCTACTACATGCACCGGCGCGACCCGGCCGTGCCGTTCGCCGAGTCGGTCGGTGCCATGGCGGAGCTGGTGCAGGAGGGCAAGGTGCGCCACCTGGGCCTCAGTGAGGTGACCGGCGCGGAGCTGCGGGAGGCGCACGCCGTGCACCCGATCGCGGCGGTCCAGTCGGAGTGGTCGCTGTTCAGCCGGGACGTGGAGCGCAGCGCGGTGGGCGCGGCGGCGGAGCTGGGAGTGGCGTTCGTGCCGTACTCACCGCTCGGTCGGGGCTTCCTGACGGGGTCCTTCGCGGACGCGTCCGCGGAGCTGTCGCAGAGCGACTTCCGCCGCCATCAGCCGCGGTTCAACGGTGACAACGCCAAGGTCAACGCGCAATTGTTGCTTCCGGTCCAGGAGATCGCCGCGCAGCGCGGTGCGACCCCGGCGCAGATCGCCCTGGCCTGGGTGCAGCAGCGGGCGAAGGTGCACGGGCTGACCGTGGTCCCGATCCCCGGCACCCGCAAGCCGGGCCGGCTGCGCGAGAACACCGGGGCGACCCGGATCACCCTCGTGCAGGCCGAGCTGGACCTGCTGGAGCCGATCGCCGCGCAGGTCGCCGGGGACCGCTACCCGGACATGAGCTCCACCTCGACGGCGCGGGAGGTCTGA
- a CDS encoding DUF4429 domain-containing protein, giving the protein MCHMGDVLAGNHAVWEFESDSVLIRFARGIRTPRLPRLWHALGSRRIPLEAVSAVTVTVTGGKRDTVILRAVPRPGADPLMEAAAGQLKEACDPYRLVLPGDRAPAATAFADALRSRLGPDAAEPSERFLVDVPQSPLQLKAYDARVSFDGAAVTFHWSRTGASSTKWKAGDQRFPLAALTGVEWCSPEGPGGHLRLLQRDTTGDPRPDHDLAAAVFGTGYGAVHESLPFAAAVLAALRARTPVASVPRARSGDDRLRHLSELHAAGLLTDAEYAALRDRFAAESL; this is encoded by the coding sequence ATGTGCCACATGGGTGACGTACTGGCCGGAAATCATGCCGTCTGGGAGTTCGAATCGGACTCGGTGCTCATCCGCTTCGCACGGGGGATCAGAACGCCGAGGCTGCCACGACTCTGGCATGCCCTGGGATCGCGCCGGATCCCCCTCGAAGCGGTGTCCGCCGTGACAGTGACCGTGACCGGCGGCAAGCGGGACACGGTGATCTTGCGTGCCGTCCCGCGGCCGGGCGCCGATCCGCTGATGGAGGCCGCCGCCGGGCAGCTCAAGGAGGCGTGCGACCCGTACCGGCTGGTGCTGCCGGGCGACCGGGCACCGGCCGCCACCGCGTTCGCCGACGCGCTGCGGTCCCGGCTCGGGCCCGATGCCGCCGAACCGTCCGAGCGCTTCCTCGTCGACGTGCCGCAGTCGCCGCTGCAGCTGAAGGCGTACGACGCCCGGGTGTCCTTCGACGGCGCGGCGGTCACCTTCCACTGGTCCCGTACGGGCGCCTCCAGCACCAAGTGGAAGGCGGGCGACCAGCGCTTCCCGCTGGCCGCGCTCACCGGCGTCGAGTGGTGCTCCCCGGAGGGCCCCGGCGGGCACCTGCGGCTGTTGCAGCGGGACACCACCGGTGACCCCCGCCCGGACCACGACCTGGCGGCGGCCGTCTTCGGCACGGGCTACGGGGCGGTGCACGAGTCGCTGCCGTTCGCCGCGGCCGTCCTGGCCGCCCTGCGGGCCCGTACCCCGGTCGCCTCCGTGCCACGGGCCCGCTCCGGCGACGACCGACTGCGGCACCTGAGCGAGCTGCACGCGGCGGGGCTGCTCACGGACGCGGAGTACGCGGCGCTGCGGGACCGGTTCGCCGCCGAGTCGCTCTGA
- a CDS encoding alpha/beta hydrolase — protein sequence MVFIMLATTGWTAVHRPQEVSPLRVAALGAWAKARIDGRPVPAADAPARTVARFFAGLDGAQRAQLADGYPLVVGNLDGTPPAVRYRANLQGLEQARRVEEARSRDVALTPADRSTATRRSHRFASLALPGRQIFAFDPTGSGRVAEVFGDLAGAERVSVIVPGVDTDVLTFERTQRRLTSPVGMAESLYGAQRAAAPDSRTAVIAWAGYTAPTGIGVDAATGRMAVEGAGLLKSLTAALPGDASVALFCHSYGSVVCGVAAHELPRRVTDVVVAGSPGMRTENVAGLHTSARVWATRDEGDWIADVPHLEVGGLGHGADPVSPAFGARLLSSARAKSHTGYFAPGTDSMDNFAKIGTGAFGSVVCATGNDACRRGISGTEQD from the coding sequence GTGGTCTTCATCATGCTGGCGACCACCGGCTGGACGGCAGTGCACCGGCCGCAGGAGGTCTCCCCGCTGCGGGTCGCCGCGCTCGGCGCCTGGGCCAAGGCCCGGATCGACGGCCGCCCGGTGCCTGCGGCGGACGCCCCGGCGCGGACGGTGGCCCGTTTCTTCGCCGGCCTCGACGGCGCCCAGCGCGCCCAGCTCGCCGACGGCTACCCGCTCGTCGTGGGCAACCTCGACGGGACGCCCCCGGCCGTCCGCTACCGGGCCAACCTGCAGGGCCTGGAGCAGGCCCGCCGGGTCGAGGAGGCCCGCAGCCGCGACGTCGCGCTGACCCCGGCGGACCGGTCCACGGCCACCCGGCGCTCCCACCGCTTCGCCTCGCTCGCCCTGCCGGGCCGGCAGATCTTCGCCTTCGACCCGACCGGCAGCGGCCGCGTGGCCGAGGTCTTCGGTGACCTCGCCGGGGCCGAACGGGTCTCGGTGATCGTCCCCGGTGTCGACACCGACGTGCTCACCTTCGAGCGCACCCAGCGCCGCCTGACCTCCCCGGTCGGCATGGCCGAATCCCTGTACGGGGCCCAGCGGGCGGCCGCCCCGGACAGCCGGACGGCGGTCATCGCCTGGGCCGGCTACACCGCCCCCACCGGCATCGGCGTGGACGCCGCCACGGGCCGCATGGCCGTCGAAGGCGCCGGCCTGCTGAAGTCCCTGACCGCGGCCCTGCCGGGCGACGCGAGCGTGGCCCTGTTCTGCCACAGCTACGGCTCGGTGGTCTGCGGGGTCGCGGCGCACGAGCTGCCGCGCCGGGTGACCGACGTGGTGGTGGCGGGCAGCCCCGGGATGCGCACGGAGAACGTCGCCGGGCTGCACACCTCGGCGCGGGTCTGGGCGACGCGCGACGAGGGCGACTGGATCGCCGACGTACCGCACCTGGAGGTCGGCGGCCTCGGCCACGGCGCCGATCCGGTCTCCCCGGCGTTCGGCGCACGGCTGCTGTCCTCGGCCCGGGCCAAGAGCCACACCGGCTATTTCGCGCCAGGTACGGACTCGATGGACAACTTCGCCAAGATCGGAACCGGTGCGTTCGGTTCCGTTGTCTGTGCGACCGGGAACGATGCGTGCCGACGCGGGATTTCCGGGACAGAGCAGGACTGA
- a CDS encoding TetR/AcrR family transcriptional regulator — translation MVIDERSATAAPVTGLRERKKRRTRNALLRAALVLFLSQGYERTTVDEITDAVNVSQRTFFRYFANKEEVVFALQELVESRFVAELHARPASEGPFEALRAAALTAWDTVEVALSEVVPVDLYMRSYRLIESTPALLAVHLRRSTELEERISRLIGAREGLDVDADPRPRVAVAAFCGVMRVTGRLWGQGEDTSVESIRVLTESYLDRIGPALTSSWRGSA, via the coding sequence GTGGTGATCGACGAGCGGTCGGCGACGGCCGCGCCGGTGACCGGACTGCGCGAACGCAAGAAACGGCGCACCCGGAACGCGCTGCTGCGCGCCGCCCTCGTGTTGTTCCTCTCCCAGGGGTACGAGCGCACCACCGTCGACGAGATCACCGACGCCGTGAACGTGTCCCAGCGCACCTTCTTCCGCTACTTCGCCAACAAGGAGGAGGTCGTCTTCGCCCTCCAGGAGCTGGTCGAGTCGCGGTTCGTCGCCGAACTGCACGCCCGGCCGGCCTCCGAGGGACCCTTCGAGGCCCTGCGCGCAGCGGCGCTCACCGCCTGGGACACGGTGGAGGTGGCCCTGTCGGAGGTGGTCCCGGTCGATCTCTACATGCGTAGTTACCGGCTGATCGAGTCCACGCCGGCCCTGCTCGCCGTACACCTGCGGCGCTCCACGGAGCTGGAGGAGAGGATCTCCCGACTGATCGGCGCCCGCGAGGGTCTGGACGTAGACGCCGATCCGAGGCCGCGGGTCGCCGTCGCCGCGTTCTGCGGCGTGATGCGCGTCACGGGACGGCTCTGGGGGCAGGGCGAGGACACCAGCGTGGAGTCGATCCGAGTGCTGACGGAGAGCTACCTCGATCGGATCGGCCCGGCCCTGACCTCCAGTTGGCGCGGGTCCGCGTAG
- a CDS encoding peptidase inhibitor family I36 protein, which translates to MRTCRNNRATTKTTLAATVLALTALLPSTATTAQAAGPPTLGACATGQLCLWAKPEFKGARQTHELSNLDINSCTALPAGTSAQSLTNRTGRPVTTYQSAECAETGEFQTYPGDGVWLPQSPYQVRAFKVWER; encoded by the coding sequence ATGCGTACGTGTCGAAACAATCGCGCCACCACCAAGACCACCCTCGCCGCGACCGTCCTGGCCCTCACCGCCCTCCTCCCCAGTACGGCCACCACGGCGCAGGCCGCGGGCCCGCCGACGCTGGGGGCCTGCGCGACCGGGCAGCTGTGCCTGTGGGCGAAACCGGAGTTCAAGGGGGCGCGGCAGACGCACGAGCTCAGCAACCTGGACATCAACAGCTGCACCGCGCTGCCCGCCGGGACCAGCGCCCAGTCGCTCACCAACCGCACCGGGCGTCCGGTGACCACCTACCAGTCGGCGGAGTGCGCGGAGACGGGCGAGTTCCAGACCTATCCGGGTGACGGGGTCTGGCTGCCCCAGTCGCCCTACCAGGTGCGGGCGTTCAAGGTGTGGGAGAGGTAG
- a CDS encoding potassium channel family protein, translating into MKEPSRQLVWERRSQTPLLLLAVAFAVAYAVPIVAPDARAEVHRACTHVEWVVWGAFAVDYLVRLALAADRRHFVRTHWLDLAAVVLPLVQPLRLLRLVATLMLVGRRARMAPQIQLTTYVAGAVVGLLMFGSLAVLSVERDAPDGNIKNLGDAVWWSFTTMTTVGYGDHSPTTGLGRVLAVGLMLSGIALLGVVTANIAAWFISRFERDDRADMLQLAAIRELQDEVRALRGEVARLGGTRAETAAADVAAADPPNAPAQRGATSPTP; encoded by the coding sequence ATGAAGGAACCCTCCCGCCAGCTGGTGTGGGAGCGGCGGAGCCAGACCCCGCTGCTCCTGCTCGCCGTGGCGTTCGCCGTGGCGTACGCCGTGCCCATCGTCGCCCCCGACGCGCGCGCGGAGGTGCACCGGGCCTGCACCCACGTCGAATGGGTGGTGTGGGGCGCCTTCGCCGTCGACTACCTGGTCCGCCTCGCCCTCGCGGCGGACCGCAGGCACTTCGTCCGGACCCACTGGCTGGACCTGGCCGCCGTGGTGCTGCCGCTCGTGCAGCCGCTGCGCCTGTTGCGGCTGGTCGCCACCTTGATGCTGGTGGGCCGGCGGGCCCGGATGGCCCCGCAGATCCAACTGACGACGTACGTGGCCGGTGCCGTCGTGGGGCTGCTGATGTTCGGCTCGCTGGCGGTGCTCAGCGTGGAGCGGGACGCCCCCGACGGGAACATCAAGAACCTGGGCGACGCCGTGTGGTGGTCCTTCACCACGATGACGACGGTCGGGTACGGGGACCATTCGCCCACCACCGGCCTCGGCCGGGTCCTGGCCGTCGGTCTGATGCTGTCCGGGATCGCCCTGCTCGGTGTGGTGACCGCCAACATCGCCGCGTGGTTCATCTCCCGCTTCGAACGCGACGACCGGGCGGACATGCTCCAGTTGGCGGCCATCCGGGAGCTGCAGGACGAGGTGCGGGCGCTGCGCGGCGAGGTCGCCCGGCTGGGCGGCACGAGGGCCGAAACGGCCGCGGCCGACGTGGCCGCGGCCGACCCGCCGAACGCCCCGGCGCAGCGGGGAGCTACCTCTCCCACACCTTGA
- the aceE gene encoding pyruvate dehydrogenase (acetyl-transferring), homodimeric type, producing MASAPDRNPIIIGGLPSQVPDFDPEETQEWLDSLDAAVDERGRERARYLMLRLIERAREKRVAVPEMRSTDYVNTIATRDEPFFPGNEEIERKVLNATRWNAAVMVSRAQRPGIGVGGHIATFASSASLYDVGFNHFFRGKDEGDGGDQIFFQGHASPGIYARAYLLDRLTEQQLDSFRQEKSKAPYGLSSYPHPRLMPDFWEFPTVSMGLGPLGAIYQARMNRYMEARGIADTSKSHVWAYLGDGEMDEPESLGQLSIAAREGLDNLTFVVNCNLQRLDGPVRGNGKIIQELESIFRGAGWNVIKLIWDRSWDPLLAQDRDGILVNKMNSTPDGQFQTYATESGAYIREHFFGGDQRLRSMVENMSDQQIQHLGRGGHDHKKVYAAYAAAKAHKGQPTVILAQTVKGWTLGPNFEGRNATHQMKKLTVDDLKRFRDRLHIPITDAQLEGGAPPYYHPGPKSPEIQYMHDQRSALGGYVPTRVVRAKPLQLPDDKTYAAAKKGSGQQSIATTMAFVRILKDLMRDKEIGKRFVLIAPDEYRTFGMDAFFPSAKIYNPLGQQYEAVDRDLLLAYKESPTGQMLHDGISEAGCTASLIAAGSAYATHGEPLIPVYVFYSMFGFQRTGDQFWQMADQLARGFVLGATAGRTTLTGEGLQHADGHSQLLASTNPGCVAYDPAYGYEIAHIVKDGLRRMYGPEAEDVFYYLTVYNEPIQHPAEPADVDVDGILGGIHRVSQGTEGTIGAQLMASGVAVPWALEAQRILAADWGVRADVWSATSWNELRREAVEVEEHNLLHPEEEQRVPYVTRKLSGAEGPFVAVSDWMRAVPDQISRWVPGAYTSLGADGFGFADTRGAARRFFHIDAQSVVLATLTELARAGKVDRSVLKQAVDRYQLLDVAAADPGAAGGDA from the coding sequence GTGGCTTCCGCACCCGATCGCAATCCGATCATCATTGGCGGCCTCCCGAGTCAGGTCCCGGACTTCGATCCGGAGGAGACGCAGGAGTGGCTCGACTCGCTCGACGCCGCAGTCGACGAGCGGGGCCGTGAACGCGCCCGCTACCTGATGCTGCGGCTGATCGAGCGGGCCCGCGAGAAGCGCGTGGCCGTGCCGGAGATGCGCAGCACGGACTACGTCAACACGATCGCCACCCGGGACGAGCCGTTCTTCCCCGGCAACGAGGAGATCGAGCGCAAGGTCCTCAACGCCACCCGGTGGAACGCGGCCGTCATGGTCTCGCGCGCCCAGCGTCCCGGGATCGGCGTCGGCGGCCACATCGCCACGTTCGCCTCCTCCGCCTCCCTCTACGACGTGGGCTTCAACCACTTCTTCCGGGGCAAGGACGAGGGCGACGGCGGCGACCAGATCTTCTTCCAGGGGCACGCCTCCCCCGGCATCTACGCCCGCGCCTACCTCCTGGACCGGCTCACCGAGCAGCAGCTCGACTCCTTCCGTCAGGAGAAGTCGAAGGCCCCGTACGGCCTTTCGAGCTACCCGCACCCGCGGCTGATGCCCGACTTCTGGGAGTTCCCGACCGTCTCGATGGGTCTCGGTCCGCTCGGTGCGATCTACCAGGCGCGGATGAACCGGTACATGGAGGCGCGCGGTATCGCCGACACCTCCAAGTCCCACGTTTGGGCGTACCTCGGCGACGGCGAGATGGACGAGCCGGAGTCGCTGGGCCAGCTGTCGATCGCGGCCCGTGAGGGTCTGGACAACCTGACCTTCGTCGTCAACTGCAACCTGCAGCGCCTCGACGGCCCGGTGCGCGGCAACGGCAAGATCATCCAGGAGCTGGAGTCGATCTTCCGGGGCGCCGGCTGGAACGTCATCAAGCTGATCTGGGACCGCTCCTGGGACCCGCTGTTGGCCCAGGACCGCGACGGCATCCTCGTCAACAAGATGAACTCCACCCCCGACGGGCAGTTCCAGACGTACGCCACCGAGTCGGGCGCGTACATCCGCGAGCACTTCTTCGGCGGCGACCAGCGGTTGCGCTCGATGGTCGAGAACATGTCCGACCAGCAGATCCAGCACCTGGGCCGCGGCGGTCACGACCACAAGAAGGTCTACGCGGCGTACGCGGCGGCCAAGGCCCACAAGGGCCAGCCGACGGTGATCCTGGCCCAGACGGTCAAGGGCTGGACCCTCGGCCCGAACTTCGAGGGCCGCAACGCGACGCACCAGATGAAGAAGCTGACGGTCGACGACCTCAAGCGCTTCCGCGACCGTCTGCACATCCCGATCACGGACGCGCAGCTGGAGGGCGGGGCCCCGCCGTACTACCACCCGGGCCCGAAGTCCCCCGAGATCCAGTACATGCACGACCAGCGCAGCGCGCTGGGCGGGTACGTGCCGACCCGCGTGGTGCGCGCGAAGCCGCTGCAGCTGCCGGACGACAAGACGTACGCGGCCGCCAAGAAGGGCTCCGGGCAGCAGTCGATCGCCACGACCATGGCCTTCGTCCGCATCCTGAAGGACCTGATGCGGGACAAGGAGATCGGCAAGCGCTTCGTGCTGATCGCGCCGGACGAGTACCGCACCTTCGGCATGGACGCCTTCTTCCCGAGCGCCAAGATCTACAACCCGCTGGGCCAGCAGTACGAGGCGGTCGACCGCGACCTGCTGCTCGCGTACAAGGAGTCCCCGACCGGCCAGATGCTGCACGACGGCATCTCGGAGGCGGGCTGCACGGCCTCGCTGATCGCCGCGGGTTCCGCGTACGCGACGCACGGCGAGCCGCTGATCCCGGTCTACGTCTTCTACTCGATGTTCGGGTTCCAGCGCACGGGTGACCAGTTCTGGCAGATGGCCGACCAGCTCGCGCGCGGTTTCGTGCTCGGTGCGACCGCCGGACGGACCACCCTCACGGGTGAGGGCCTCCAGCACGCGGACGGTCACTCGCAGCTGCTGGCCTCGACGAACCCGGGCTGCGTGGCGTACGACCCGGCCTACGGCTACGAGATCGCGCACATCGTCAAGGACGGTCTGCGGCGGATGTACGGCCCGGAGGCGGAGGACGTCTTCTACTACCTGACCGTCTACAACGAGCCGATCCAGCACCCGGCCGAGCCGGCGGACGTCGACGTGGACGGCATCCTGGGGGGCATCCACCGGGTGTCGCAGGGCACCGAGGGCACGATCGGGGCCCAGCTGATGGCCTCGGGCGTGGCGGTGCCGTGGGCGCTGGAGGCGCAGCGGATCCTGGCGGCCGACTGGGGCGTCCGGGCGGACGTCTGGTCGGCGACCTCCTGGAACGAGCTGCGCCGCGAGGCGGTCGAGGTCGAGGAGCACAACCTGCTCCACCCGGAGGAGGAGCAGCGCGTCCCGTACGTGACGCGGAAGCTGTCGGGTGCGGAGGGGCCGTTCGTGGCGGTCTCGGACTGGATGCGGGCGGTTCCGGACCAGATCTCGCGGTGGGTGCCGGGCGCGTACACCTCGTTGGGCGCGGACGGCTTCGGCTTCGCGGACACCCGCGGTGCCGCGCGGCGCTTCTTCCACATCGACGCCCAGTCGGTGGTCCTGGCGACGCTCACCGAGCTCGCCCGGGCGGGGAAGGTCGACCGCTCGGTGCTGAAGCAGGCGGTGGACCGGTACCAGCTGCTGGACGTGGCGGCGGCGGACCCGGGCGCGGCGGGCGGCGACGCGTAG
- a CDS encoding DUF3052 domain-containing protein: MSATADHAESLAARLGFQSEQVVQEIGYDDDVDQEFRDAVEKLVSELADEDYDDVADAVLLWFRDEDGDLTDALVDATELVEDGALILLLTPKTGRDGYVEASDISEAAETAGLSLAKGLPVGKEWTSTKLVTPKAAKAKR, encoded by the coding sequence GTGAGCGCGACCGCGGACCACGCGGAGAGCCTGGCCGCCCGGCTGGGTTTCCAGTCCGAACAGGTGGTCCAGGAGATCGGCTACGACGACGACGTCGATCAGGAATTCCGTGACGCTGTCGAGAAGCTCGTCAGCGAGCTCGCCGACGAGGACTACGACGACGTCGCCGATGCGGTGCTGTTGTGGTTCCGCGACGAGGACGGCGACCTGACGGACGCCCTGGTCGACGCGACCGAGCTGGTCGAGGACGGCGCACTGATCCTGCTGCTGACCCCCAAGACGGGCCGTGACGGCTACGTCGAGGCCAGTGACATCAGCGAGGCCGCCGAGACGGCCGGCCTCTCCCTGGCCAAGGGTCTGCCCGTCGGCAAGGAGTGGACGTCCACCAAGCTGGTGACGCCGAAGGCGGCCAAGGCCAAGCGCTGA
- a CDS encoding peroxiredoxin → MAIEVGDKAPDFELKDNHGATVRLSDFRGEKAVVLLFYPFAFTGVCTGELCELRDQLPRFQNDEVQLLAVSNDSVPTLRVFGEQEGLEYPLLSDFWPHGETSRAYGVFDEGKGCAVRGTFIIDKDGVVRWTVVNGLPDARDLNEYIKALESL, encoded by the coding sequence ATGGCGATCGAGGTCGGCGACAAGGCCCCGGACTTCGAGCTCAAGGACAACCACGGTGCCACCGTGCGGCTCTCCGACTTCCGGGGCGAGAAGGCAGTGGTGCTGCTCTTCTACCCGTTCGCCTTCACCGGCGTCTGCACCGGCGAGCTGTGCGAGCTGCGCGACCAGCTCCCGCGCTTCCAGAACGACGAGGTGCAGCTCCTCGCCGTCTCCAACGACTCCGTGCCCACCCTGCGGGTCTTCGGTGAGCAGGAGGGCCTGGAGTACCCGCTGCTGTCGGACTTCTGGCCGCACGGGGAGACCTCGCGCGCCTACGGCGTCTTCGACGAGGGCAAGGGATGTGCGGTCCGCGGCACCTTCATCATCGACAAGGACGGCGTCGTGCGCTGGACTGTCGTCAACGGACTGCCCGACGCGCGTGACCTGAACGAGTACATCAAGGCGCTCGAGAGCCTCTGA
- a CDS encoding TerD family protein, giving the protein MGVSLSKGGNVSLTKAAPNLTAVIVGLGWDARTTTGVDFDLDASAILTNDQGKVASDANFVFFNNLKSPDGSVEHTGDNTTGEGEGDDEAIKVNLAGVPADVAKIVFPVSIYEAESRQQSFGQVRNAYIRVVNQADNTELARYDLSEDASTETAMVFGELYRNGAEWKFRAIGQGYASGLRGIAQDFGVNV; this is encoded by the coding sequence GTGGGAGTCAGCCTCAGCAAGGGCGGCAACGTCTCGCTGACCAAGGCCGCGCCTAACCTGACGGCGGTCATCGTCGGTCTGGGCTGGGACGCTCGCACCACCACCGGTGTCGACTTCGACCTCGACGCCAGCGCGATCCTGACCAACGACCAGGGCAAGGTCGCCAGCGACGCGAACTTCGTCTTCTTCAACAACCTGAAGAGCCCCGACGGCTCGGTGGAGCACACCGGTGACAACACCACCGGTGAGGGCGAGGGCGACGACGAGGCGATCAAGGTCAACCTGGCCGGCGTCCCGGCCGACGTCGCCAAGATCGTCTTCCCGGTCTCGATCTACGAGGCCGAGAGCCGCCAGCAGAGCTTCGGCCAGGTCCGCAACGCGTACATCCGCGTGGTGAACCAGGCCGACAACACCGAGCTCGCGCGGTACGACCTCTCCGAGGACGCCTCGACCGAGACCGCCATGGTCTTCGGCGAGCTGTACCGCAACGGTGCGGAGTGGAAGTTCCGCGCCATCGGCCAGGGCTACGCATCGGGCCTGCGCGGCATCGCGCAGGACTTCGGCGTCAACGTCTGA
- a CDS encoding TerD family protein, with protein MGVTLAKGGNVSLSKAAPNLTRVLIGLGWDARSTTGADFDLDASALLCNSGRVLGDEYFVFYNNLKSPDGSVEHTGDNLTGEGEGDDESIIIDLTKVPATVDKIVFPVSIHDADSRRQSFGQVSNAFIRVVNQADGQELARYDLSEDASSETAMIFGEVYRYGGEWKFRAVGQGYASGLRGIALDFGVNVS; from the coding sequence ATGGGCGTCACACTCGCCAAGGGGGGCAATGTCTCCCTCTCCAAGGCCGCACCGAACCTCACCAGGGTTCTGATCGGTCTCGGATGGGACGCGCGCTCGACCACGGGAGCCGACTTCGACCTCGACGCCAGCGCGCTGCTGTGCAACAGCGGCCGGGTGCTGGGGGACGAGTACTTCGTCTTCTACAACAACCTGAAGAGCCCCGACGGCTCCGTCGAACACACCGGGGACAACCTCACCGGCGAGGGTGAAGGCGACGACGAGTCGATCATCATCGACCTCACCAAGGTGCCGGCGACCGTAGACAAGATCGTCTTTCCGGTCTCGATCCATGACGCGGACTCCCGCCGGCAGAGCTTCGGCCAGGTCAGCAACGCCTTCATCCGTGTCGTGAACCAGGCCGACGGTCAGGAACTGGCCCGCTACGACCTGTCCGAGGACGCGTCCAGCGAAACCGCGATGATCTTCGGCGAGGTCTACCGGTACGGGGGCGAATGGAAGTTCCGTGCGGTGGGGCAGGGGTACGCGTCGGGGCTCCGAGGCATCGCTCTAGACTTCGGGGTCAACGTTTCGTAA